The following proteins come from a genomic window of Gynuella sunshinyii YC6258:
- a CDS encoding alpha-ketoglutarate-dependent dioxygenase AlkB family protein, with protein MLFAEAPFQQVDLRNGSLRYFEDFIPEHQSLLEPLKTALDWYQGDVQLFGRHYKTPRLQCWYGDEAYTYSNVRLEPRTWADMLLPLKHAVEQGSGYRFNSMLGNWYQHGQHGMGFHADNEPELGQNPVVAMLTFGYARDLRFKHKNGQDQFTITPQSGSLLVMEGETQHYWRHGIAKSARQMGERISLTFRYILPPSKP; from the coding sequence ATGTTGTTTGCTGAAGCACCGTTCCAGCAGGTTGATCTCCGCAATGGCAGTCTCCGGTATTTCGAGGATTTTATCCCGGAGCATCAGTCATTGCTTGAGCCTTTGAAGACGGCGCTGGACTGGTATCAAGGAGATGTTCAATTGTTTGGCCGGCACTATAAAACCCCGCGCTTGCAGTGTTGGTATGGGGATGAGGCGTATACGTATTCGAACGTTCGGCTGGAGCCCAGAACCTGGGCGGATATGCTGCTGCCGTTAAAGCATGCGGTTGAACAAGGCAGCGGTTATCGATTCAACTCCATGCTGGGAAACTGGTATCAGCACGGGCAGCACGGTATGGGATTCCATGCCGATAATGAACCGGAGTTGGGCCAGAATCCGGTTGTCGCCATGCTGACCTTCGGATATGCCCGGGATTTACGTTTCAAGCATAAAAATGGTCAGGATCAGTTCACCATTACTCCACAAAGTGGTTCTTTGCTGGTCATGGAGGGAGAAACTCAGCATTACTGGCGTCATGGAATTGCCAAGAGTGCTCGACAGATGGGAGAACGGATCAGTCTGACGTTTCGCTATATTTTGCCCCCATCAAAGCCATAA
- a CDS encoding acyl-CoA thioesterase: protein MSQVVEDLVKLLTLKENGDNRFIGHSQDLGFSRVFGGQVIGQGLSAASQTVSDRHPHSLHAYFLRPGDAHHPIDYEVEHVRDGKSFSVRRVIASQFGKTILAMTASFQIEEQGVSHQEVMPNVPGPENFDSTVELFRQHADEIPEKVRDQFTAERPIEYRIVENQNPFRPRHGIGRRHMWIRSVAPLPDDLKIHQYMLAYTSDWGFLETALMPHGLSLGTRNLDIASLDHAIWFHRPFRLDDWLLFVADSPSASGCRGFVRGQIFNRAGELIASTTQEGLVRHHG from the coding sequence ATGAGTCAGGTTGTTGAAGATTTAGTGAAATTATTAACTCTTAAAGAGAATGGTGATAACCGCTTTATAGGACATAGTCAGGATCTGGGTTTCAGTCGGGTATTTGGTGGTCAGGTGATTGGTCAGGGACTGAGTGCTGCCAGTCAGACTGTTTCTGATCGTCACCCTCATTCATTGCATGCTTACTTTCTGCGGCCTGGAGATGCACATCATCCTATTGATTATGAAGTGGAACATGTCCGTGATGGTAAAAGTTTCTCCGTGCGCCGGGTTATCGCCAGTCAGTTTGGTAAAACGATCCTTGCAATGACAGCCTCTTTCCAGATTGAAGAACAGGGAGTGTCTCATCAGGAAGTCATGCCGAATGTTCCGGGGCCGGAAAATTTTGATTCTACCGTTGAACTGTTTCGTCAGCATGCTGATGAGATTCCGGAAAAAGTTCGCGATCAGTTTACCGCCGAACGTCCAATTGAATATCGCATCGTTGAAAACCAGAATCCATTCCGGCCACGCCATGGTATTGGTCGGCGCCACATGTGGATCCGTTCTGTTGCGCCTTTGCCTGATGATTTGAAAATTCACCAATACATGCTGGCTTATACTTCTGATTGGGGATTTCTGGAGACCGCACTGATGCCTCACGGCCTGTCACTGGGCACCCGTAATCTGGATATTGCCAGTCTTGATCATGCCATTTGGTTTCATCGGCCATTCCGTCTGGATGATTGGTTGCTGTTTGTGGCCGATAGTCCATCCGCATCTGGTTGTCGAGGTTTTGTGCGCGGACAGATATTTAATCGCGCAGGTGAGTTGATTGCATCAACCACCCAGGAAGGGTTGGTTCGTCATCATGGTTGA
- a CDS encoding DNA-deoxyinosine glycosylase — protein sequence MNLKQSFPPVIAENSEILVLGSMPGEASLRQQQYYGHPQNLFWQILLESEGYETNTLDYADRLTLLKSKKVALWDVLEYCERRGSLDSSIVAKSEQANDLVTLLRQYKNIRKICFNGKKSYQSFNRHVFRNNTEFFHTYELVTLPSTSPANASIPRTIKYQQWVTEVWNPPRV from the coding sequence ATGAATCTGAAACAAAGTTTTCCACCGGTCATTGCAGAAAATTCTGAAATTCTTGTGCTGGGTTCCATGCCTGGTGAAGCATCGTTACGACAGCAACAATATTACGGTCATCCTCAAAATCTTTTTTGGCAAATATTACTGGAAAGCGAAGGGTACGAAACCAACACGCTGGACTATGCAGACAGGCTGACACTACTGAAAAGCAAAAAAGTCGCACTGTGGGATGTGCTTGAGTATTGTGAGCGTCGAGGCAGTCTCGACAGCAGCATTGTGGCCAAATCAGAGCAGGCTAATGATCTCGTTACCCTGCTAAGACAATATAAAAATATCCGGAAAATATGCTTTAACGGAAAAAAATCCTACCAATCATTCAACCGCCATGTATTTCGCAATAACACAGAATTTTTCCATACTTATGAGCTCGTCACTCTGCCTTCAACCAGCCCCGCGAATGCGTCGATCCCACGCACCATCAAGTATCAGCAATGGGTGACTGAGGTGTGGAATCCCCCCAGGGTTTGA
- a CDS encoding putative bifunctional diguanylate cyclase/phosphodiesterase: protein MRVFLNTYLTLALLGVLGTGIVTSLLALKTGVQLRDQLLSSASETYVNDRALSELQMYLDRYERLIFGAYFEQRHPDQFRATAVRLHEQVSTEMKQLQQQLANMDEVSQLDSLLQTYFTTAGIIITELDQSPINHLAVQYRLQQMLQLEQKMHPVMADISDFFDRFERNASTIHNQEISRLTILTVALSMIVLAVFSLLGWLLYLLIIKHSKIRMLQAFPEYNPHPVMSLTKDGQVAYANPASYQLLKVLKMPAQDVSALLPKNLASLLEEVKNSDPPHRDWFGTLGYRQFQYRVHYLSLPPQLHVYMEDVTEQERIKNELVYRASHDPVTRLYNRFQLYEDLQNNNRHGISYLLLIQFHGYEDVLSSHGQNHVDMVSSEIAERVNTLITDYRALRAGYRWADEVFGMTVLSMDQDSLLELMEKIRHRLARPYGLGELEFLMRVRIASTIITDNDKAGSLISRCQTALRLSQDQKTIFYHPAMGEAYERQRMLEKGLETALERDELHLYFQPQVSLSTGLIVGAEALLRWQHPGLGNVSPDEFIPVAEATGIIIPIGDWVLRQACEFWGELKQQGIIDQAVVAVNLSAGQFRHTGLVNMIRDIVSVTGMPYDQLELEITESHLMHDLDASVEIMKRLQQLGVALAIDDFGTGYSSLSTLNGFPLDKLKIDRSFVVGIPGNRSNETLVEAIIQMAHALNLKIITEGVETKVQVEWLKKHGSNEIQGYYFSKPLPRDEFVAFIQQGQTL, encoded by the coding sequence GTGCGTGTATTTCTGAATACTTACCTGACACTGGCATTGTTGGGCGTACTGGGCACTGGGATTGTCACCAGTCTGCTGGCATTGAAGACCGGCGTACAGTTACGGGACCAGTTGCTGAGCAGTGCCTCGGAAACCTACGTGAATGACAGGGCACTCAGCGAACTTCAGATGTATTTGGATCGTTATGAACGACTCATTTTTGGAGCCTATTTTGAGCAGCGCCATCCGGACCAGTTTCGGGCCACTGCGGTCAGGCTGCATGAACAGGTTTCTACTGAGATGAAGCAGCTGCAACAGCAGCTGGCGAACATGGACGAAGTAAGCCAGCTTGACAGTCTGTTGCAAACTTATTTCACCACCGCAGGTATCATCATTACCGAACTGGATCAGTCACCTATCAATCATTTGGCCGTGCAGTACCGGTTACAGCAGATGTTACAGCTGGAGCAAAAAATGCACCCGGTCATGGCTGACATCAGTGATTTTTTTGACCGCTTCGAACGCAATGCCTCGACCATACATAACCAGGAAATTTCACGCCTGACCATTTTGACTGTCGCATTGAGCATGATCGTTTTGGCGGTATTTTCTCTGCTTGGCTGGCTGTTGTATCTGTTGATAATCAAGCACAGCAAAATCAGGATGCTACAGGCTTTTCCGGAATATAACCCGCATCCGGTTATGAGCCTTACCAAGGATGGTCAGGTTGCGTATGCCAATCCGGCCTCTTATCAGTTGTTGAAAGTTTTGAAGATGCCGGCTCAGGATGTTTCCGCATTATTGCCCAAAAATCTGGCCTCATTGCTTGAGGAGGTAAAAAACTCTGATCCGCCCCATCGTGACTGGTTCGGTACATTGGGTTATCGACAGTTTCAGTATCGGGTACATTATCTGTCGCTACCGCCACAGCTGCACGTCTATATGGAGGACGTGACTGAACAGGAGCGTATCAAAAACGAACTGGTTTATCGTGCCTCCCACGATCCGGTGACTCGTCTGTATAACCGTTTTCAGCTGTACGAAGATCTTCAGAATAATAATCGTCACGGTATCAGTTATTTATTGTTGATCCAGTTCCATGGCTATGAAGATGTTTTGTCCTCTCACGGACAAAACCATGTTGACATGGTCAGCTCCGAAATCGCCGAGCGGGTCAATACTCTGATAACCGACTATCGGGCGTTACGGGCTGGCTATCGGTGGGCTGACGAAGTGTTTGGCATGACCGTATTGTCGATGGATCAGGATTCCCTGCTGGAATTGATGGAAAAAATCCGCCATCGACTGGCGCGGCCTTATGGGTTGGGTGAATTGGAATTTCTGATGCGAGTCAGAATTGCCAGTACGATCATTACCGACAATGACAAGGCAGGCTCTCTGATATCGCGTTGTCAGACTGCTTTGCGATTGTCGCAGGATCAGAAAACCATCTTTTATCATCCGGCCATGGGTGAGGCCTACGAACGTCAGCGAATGCTGGAGAAAGGGTTGGAAACGGCACTGGAAAGAGATGAGCTGCACTTGTACTTTCAGCCACAGGTCAGCTTATCTACCGGATTAATTGTCGGTGCAGAAGCTCTGTTACGCTGGCAACATCCTGGGCTAGGGAATGTCTCGCCGGATGAGTTCATTCCCGTGGCTGAAGCTACCGGTATCATCATACCCATTGGTGACTGGGTCTTGCGTCAGGCGTGTGAATTCTGGGGAGAACTGAAACAACAGGGCATCATTGATCAGGCCGTTGTGGCGGTTAATCTCTCTGCGGGACAGTTTCGACACACCGGATTAGTCAATATGATCAGGGATATCGTAAGCGTTACCGGCATGCCCTATGATCAACTGGAACTGGAAATTACCGAAAGCCACTTGATGCATGATCTGGATGCTTCGGTTGAAATCATGAAGCGCTTGCAGCAATTGGGTGTTGCCCTGGCCATAGACGATTTCGGTACCGGCTATTCATCATTGTCCACCTTAAATGGTTTTCCGCTGGATAAACTCAAGATTGATCGCAGTTTTGTCGTTGGTATCCCTGGCAACCGTTCCAATGAAACGCTGGTTGAAGCCATTATTCAAATGGCCCATGCGTTGAATCTCAAAATTATTACCGAAGGCGTCGAAACCAAAGTGCAGGTCGAGTGGTTGAAGAAACATGGCAGTAATGAAATACAGGGCTATTATTTCAGTAAGCCATTACCTCGCGATGAATTTGTCGCGTTTATCCAGCAGGGACAAACACTATGA
- a CDS encoding flavin prenyltransferase UbiX — MVDSDTITVAITGASGAQYGLRLVEQLVQADRRIYVLISKAAQMVMALEMDLSMPSNAVKAEELLMQMTGATKNQINVFGREDWTSPVASGSGAPRQMVVCPCSTGTLSAVAAGACNNLIERAADVVLKERGQLIMVPRETPLSTIHLQNMLTLSQMGVVILPAMPGFYQRPESVDDMVDFIVARILNQLGIKQQLLKPWGDSTPQSPIADT, encoded by the coding sequence ATGGTTGATTCCGATACTATCACTGTTGCCATTACCGGTGCTTCAGGTGCTCAATATGGCCTGCGGCTGGTCGAACAATTGGTGCAGGCGGACAGGCGGATTTATGTGTTGATCAGTAAAGCGGCGCAGATGGTGATGGCATTGGAGATGGACCTGTCTATGCCTTCCAATGCTGTCAAAGCCGAAGAGTTGCTTATGCAAATGACAGGTGCGACAAAAAATCAGATCAACGTATTCGGCCGGGAGGACTGGACCAGCCCGGTTGCTTCCGGGTCCGGAGCACCAAGACAGATGGTGGTGTGCCCATGCTCTACTGGTACTTTGTCTGCCGTAGCCGCTGGCGCCTGCAACAATCTGATTGAACGTGCAGCGGATGTGGTTCTTAAGGAACGGGGGCAGTTGATCATGGTTCCACGGGAGACCCCGTTATCAACGATACATTTGCAGAATATGTTGACGTTGAGTCAGATGGGGGTGGTGATACTGCCGGCAATGCCTGGTTTTTACCAGCGTCCGGAGAGTGTTGATGATATGGTCGATTTTATCGTCGCCCGCATTCTGAATCAGCTTGGTATCAAACAGCAGTTGCTCAAACCCTGGGGGGATTCCACACCTCAGTCACCCATTGCTGATACTTGA
- the parC gene encoding DNA topoisomerase IV subunit A, protein MSDPKFQDGVETTSLSQFTEQAYLNYSMYVILDRALPHLGDGLKPVQRRIIYAMSELGLKASSKYKKSARTVGDVLGKYHPHGDSACYEAMVLMAQPFSYRYPLVDGQGNWGSPDDPKSFAAMRYTESRLSKFAELLLSELGQGTVEWLPNFDGTMDEPAILPAQVPHVLLNGVTGIAVGMATDIPPHNLRETVSACIHLLDNPEATVSELMTHIKGPDYPTAAELISSREDIQKIYESGRGSLRMRARYMRENGDIIITDLPHQVSGSKIMEQIAQQMQAKKLPMVSDLRDESDHENPTRLVIEPRSNRIDVEEVMAHLFATTDLERTYRVNLNMIGVDGRPQVKPLNRILTEWLSFRTDTVTRRLNYRLEKVEARLHVLDGLLIAFLNIDEVIAIIRHEDEPKPVLMSRFNLTDTQAEAILELKLRHLAKLEEMKIRGEQEDLAQEREKLQKILGSPARMRTLIKKELMEAAEKFGDDRRTPIVQRAEAKALSEEQLVSADPVTVILSRKGWIRSAKGHDFDVSGLAYKSGDEYASSVRGKSNQNVLLLDSTGRSYSVAAHTLPSARGQGEPLSGRINPPPGAEFKGMLMGAADQQVLLCTTAGYGFVARLEDLDSKNKAGKAVINVPDGAEVMMPSMVRQKETDLIAVVSNEGRLLVFPVQDLPELAKGKGNKMIGIPTDRFKAGQEYMIGAIIVSTDDILVISAGKRNLKLRSADLEHYRGERGRRGNKLPRGFQNVSSMTTDTQ, encoded by the coding sequence ATGTCTGACCCCAAATTCCAAGACGGAGTGGAAACCACCTCGCTCAGCCAGTTTACTGAGCAGGCCTACCTCAACTACTCCATGTACGTGATTCTGGACCGGGCTCTGCCGCATCTGGGTGACGGGCTGAAGCCTGTTCAGCGAAGAATCATTTATGCCATGAGTGAACTCGGTCTGAAGGCGAGTTCCAAATATAAAAAATCTGCCCGCACGGTAGGTGACGTGTTGGGTAAGTATCACCCTCATGGTGATTCTGCCTGTTACGAAGCGATGGTATTGATGGCTCAGCCGTTTTCCTATCGCTATCCGCTGGTCGACGGGCAGGGAAACTGGGGATCTCCAGACGATCCCAAGTCCTTTGCTGCCATGCGTTATACCGAGTCCCGGCTGTCAAAATTCGCGGAGCTGCTGCTCAGTGAACTTGGCCAGGGAACCGTGGAATGGCTGCCAAATTTTGATGGCACCATGGATGAACCTGCTATTTTGCCGGCACAGGTACCTCATGTGCTGCTCAATGGCGTAACGGGTATCGCGGTTGGCATGGCAACGGACATCCCGCCGCATAATCTGCGTGAGACGGTCTCTGCCTGTATCCATTTATTGGATAACCCTGAAGCGACCGTCTCGGAATTGATGACCCATATTAAAGGTCCGGACTATCCGACGGCGGCGGAACTGATTTCGTCGCGGGAAGACATTCAAAAGATATACGAGAGTGGCCGTGGTTCGTTGCGGATGCGGGCCAGGTATATGCGCGAAAACGGCGATATTATCATCACCGATTTACCGCATCAGGTTTCGGGTTCCAAAATCATGGAACAGATCGCCCAGCAGATGCAGGCCAAAAAACTACCCATGGTATCTGATTTGCGTGATGAGTCAGACCATGAAAACCCGACCCGCCTGGTCATTGAGCCCCGCTCAAACCGAATTGATGTGGAAGAGGTGATGGCGCATTTATTTGCCACCACTGACCTGGAGCGGACCTACCGGGTGAACCTGAATATGATCGGTGTGGATGGCCGGCCGCAGGTTAAACCATTGAACCGGATTCTGACCGAATGGTTGTCTTTCCGCACTGATACCGTGACCCGCCGGTTGAACTATCGGCTGGAAAAAGTCGAAGCCCGGCTGCATGTCCTTGATGGCTTGCTGATTGCCTTTTTAAATATCGATGAAGTTATCGCGATTATCCGTCACGAGGACGAACCCAAGCCGGTTCTGATGTCACGTTTCAATCTTACCGACACCCAGGCTGAAGCAATCCTTGAGCTGAAGTTACGGCATTTGGCCAAGCTTGAGGAAATGAAGATCCGGGGTGAACAGGAAGATCTGGCCCAGGAGCGGGAAAAGCTGCAGAAAATTCTTGGCAGTCCGGCACGTATGCGGACGCTGATTAAAAAAGAACTGATGGAAGCAGCGGAAAAATTTGGGGATGACCGACGTACGCCGATTGTTCAACGTGCCGAAGCCAAGGCTCTGAGTGAAGAGCAACTGGTATCCGCAGATCCTGTCACCGTGATTCTGTCGCGTAAAGGCTGGATTCGCTCGGCGAAAGGTCATGACTTTGATGTTTCCGGACTGGCCTATAAATCGGGTGATGAATATGCCTCCAGTGTGCGAGGCAAGTCCAACCAGAATGTGTTGTTGCTGGATTCCACCGGTCGTTCCTACAGCGTTGCGGCACATACATTACCGTCAGCCCGTGGGCAGGGAGAGCCTCTCAGTGGCCGGATCAATCCTCCACCGGGTGCTGAATTTAAAGGCATGTTAATGGGGGCAGCGGATCAACAGGTATTGCTGTGTACAACCGCAGGTTATGGCTTCGTTGCCCGGCTTGAAGATCTCGATAGCAAAAACAAAGCGGGTAAAGCGGTCATAAACGTTCCTGATGGTGCAGAAGTTATGATGCCATCTATGGTCCGGCAGAAGGAAACAGACTTGATTGCCGTGGTCAGTAATGAAGGGCGTTTGCTGGTGTTCCCTGTGCAGGATTTACCTGAGCTGGCCAAAGGTAAAGGCAATAAAATGATCGGTATTCCAACTGATCGGTTTAAAGCCGGTCAGGAATATATGATCGGTGCAATTATTGTGTCGACAGACGATATTCTGGTAATTTCCGCCGGTAAACGTAATCTTAAACTTCGTTCCGCAGATCTCGAGCATTATCGGGGTGAGCGGGGTCGTCGTGGTAACAAGTTACCCCGTGGATTCCAGAATGTTTCCTCGATGACGACTGATACTCAGTAA
- a CDS encoding penicillin acylase family protein: MARLIRALFYFFCLLLMLVSALGVTVYINLQGSLPRLEGHLDGVPVSQSINISRDSNGTPLIEAGQRSDTAFALGFLHAQERFFQMDLLRRNAAGELSELIGPSALERDKNNRKFQLRQRAENMVKAIPDDQRALLQAYAEGVNYGLHSLKSRPFEYWLLRQKPQDWQASDSFLCLLSMYLNLQQGDGGFERSMQVLKDSVPAAWYHFLQPTGGQWDAMITGPQPLTPLLIPDSGWPAFSSQQARIAAQPALGSNNWAVGGNLTTTGSAMVANDLHLTLGVPNIWYRASWLDIQLQRQLTGITLPGAPFMITGSNGHIAWGFTNAYGDWSDIITLQTNDSDTMYLTATGWESFTIYQETIHINDGSSVLEPVRLTRWGPVIGQDNQGHTLAIKWVPLEHDGTNANLVRLEAANTVDEALAYAPLVGIPHQNLAVADSQGNIGWTIIGRIPKRVGLDGEYPSDWSKGDKSWQGFLPPEQYPTVKRDRNGRIWTANSQVVSGDELKKIGNSGYDIGARAQQIRDDLEAKNQFSEADLLAIQLDDRAVFLQRWHELMVSLLDDPAVNHSSGVDDILGNWEGRAGKNSVGYRLVRHFRNEVIDQTIGRLYQQIEEQSRFFSIPAVIEYVDYPAWALVSEQPEHLLPQGYDSWRAFLVTCLNNSIDDLTQNGKEPLKQQTWGKYNTLNLTHPLTKALPFLSSWLNMPHEAVDGDDYMPRVQGPAFGSSDRMVVSPGHEQSGIFNMPTSQAGHPMSPYYGKGHQDWVQGHASPFLPGPAQWTLEIRPDK, encoded by the coding sequence ATGGCTAGACTGATACGCGCGCTCTTCTACTTCTTCTGTCTGCTCTTGATGCTGGTGTCTGCATTGGGTGTCACTGTCTACATTAACTTACAGGGCAGTCTGCCCAGGCTTGAAGGCCACCTCGACGGAGTTCCTGTCAGTCAAAGCATCAATATTTCCCGCGACAGCAATGGCACTCCCCTGATTGAGGCCGGACAACGCAGTGATACGGCCTTTGCTCTTGGTTTTCTGCATGCTCAGGAACGTTTCTTTCAAATGGATCTGCTACGTCGCAATGCTGCAGGTGAACTCAGTGAACTGATCGGTCCCTCGGCACTCGAACGGGATAAAAACAACCGGAAGTTTCAACTGAGACAACGTGCCGAAAACATGGTAAAAGCCATTCCTGACGACCAGCGTGCCTTGCTACAGGCTTACGCCGAAGGGGTAAACTACGGCCTGCACAGCCTGAAAAGTCGTCCTTTTGAATACTGGCTGCTCAGACAAAAACCCCAAGACTGGCAAGCCAGTGACAGTTTTCTGTGTCTGTTGTCGATGTACCTGAATCTGCAACAGGGCGATGGTGGATTTGAGCGCTCCATGCAAGTGCTCAAAGATTCTGTGCCTGCCGCCTGGTACCACTTTCTACAACCCACTGGTGGACAGTGGGATGCCATGATTACCGGCCCACAACCGCTGACCCCTCTCCTGATTCCCGACTCAGGCTGGCCTGCGTTCTCGTCCCAACAGGCACGTATTGCCGCTCAGCCTGCATTGGGATCCAACAACTGGGCCGTTGGCGGTAATCTGACCACCACCGGCAGCGCCATGGTGGCCAATGATCTTCATCTGACTCTGGGAGTCCCTAATATCTGGTACCGGGCATCGTGGCTGGATATCCAGCTGCAGCGCCAGTTAACGGGTATCACCCTGCCTGGAGCTCCATTTATGATCACCGGCAGTAACGGCCACATTGCCTGGGGCTTTACCAACGCCTATGGAGACTGGAGCGACATCATCACATTGCAGACCAATGACTCCGACACCATGTATCTGACGGCAACGGGCTGGGAAAGTTTTACCATCTATCAGGAAACCATTCATATCAACGATGGCAGTTCTGTACTCGAACCCGTCCGCCTTACCCGTTGGGGACCGGTGATTGGCCAGGATAATCAAGGGCATACGCTGGCCATTAAATGGGTGCCACTGGAGCATGACGGAACCAATGCCAATCTGGTGCGACTGGAAGCAGCGAATACGGTGGATGAAGCCCTCGCCTATGCTCCTCTCGTTGGCATCCCACATCAAAATCTGGCAGTTGCAGACAGTCAGGGTAATATTGGCTGGACCATCATTGGCCGTATTCCCAAACGGGTCGGCCTGGATGGTGAGTATCCTTCAGACTGGTCCAAAGGCGATAAATCCTGGCAGGGATTTTTACCGCCCGAACAATATCCAACGGTAAAACGTGATCGAAATGGCCGCATCTGGACCGCGAATTCCCAGGTGGTCTCCGGTGATGAGCTGAAAAAAATCGGTAACAGCGGTTATGACATTGGCGCTCGTGCACAACAGATACGCGACGACCTGGAAGCGAAAAACCAGTTTTCAGAAGCAGACCTGCTGGCGATTCAACTGGATGACCGGGCCGTTTTTTTGCAACGCTGGCACGAACTGATGGTAAGCCTGCTGGATGATCCGGCGGTTAACCATTCATCAGGCGTAGACGACATTCTCGGAAACTGGGAAGGCAGGGCCGGCAAAAACTCCGTTGGTTATCGTCTGGTTCGACATTTCCGTAACGAAGTCATCGATCAGACGATTGGCAGGCTTTATCAGCAAATCGAAGAACAGAGCCGCTTTTTTTCTATCCCTGCCGTCATAGAGTATGTTGATTATCCGGCCTGGGCATTGGTATCAGAACAGCCCGAGCATCTGTTACCGCAAGGTTATGATTCCTGGAGGGCATTCCTGGTGACCTGTCTGAATAACAGCATTGATGACTTAACCCAGAATGGTAAAGAACCCCTGAAACAGCAGACCTGGGGCAAGTACAACACTCTGAACCTGACCCATCCGTTAACCAAAGCACTGCCGTTCCTGTCATCCTGGCTGAACATGCCACATGAAGCGGTGGATGGTGATGATTATATGCCCCGAGTACAGGGGCCCGCATTTGGCAGCTCTGACCGTATGGTGGTCAGCCCTGGTCATGAACAGAGCGGTATATTCAACATGCCAACCAGCCAGGCCGGACATCCGATGTCACCTTACTATGGCAAAGGCCATCAGGATTGGGTTCAGGGGCATGCCAGTCCATTTCTGCCGGGTCCGGCCCAATGGACACTTGAAATAAGACCAGATAAATGA
- a CDS encoding cytochrome b: MDHKDKLSHMTIFLHWIVALTMIALTAVGFYMTFNHSYGLYPYHKAIGVIILLFAVIRVVWRYRLGWPEPVREYPKIEHSVAHAAHWILILATVLMPISGMMGSGAGGHGISIFGLELVPSNYQDDKAIPFNETVASIGHVLHTWLGYILAATIALHLLGAFKHHWVDKDLTLKRMLGKRA; encoded by the coding sequence ATGGACCACAAAGACAAATTGAGTCATATGACCATTTTTTTGCATTGGATTGTTGCATTGACAATGATTGCACTGACAGCAGTTGGTTTTTATATGACCTTTAATCATAGTTACGGACTGTATCCGTATCATAAAGCGATAGGTGTGATTATTTTGTTGTTCGCAGTGATACGGGTGGTCTGGCGTTACAGACTTGGATGGCCTGAACCGGTCAGAGAGTACCCAAAGATAGAGCATTCAGTGGCTCATGCAGCTCATTGGATATTGATTCTGGCGACTGTGTTAATGCCGATTTCAGGCATGATGGGATCCGGAGCTGGAGGGCACGGTATCAGTATATTTGGTCTGGAACTGGTGCCTTCCAATTATCAGGACGATAAAGCTATTCCTTTCAATGAAACGGTAGCCAGTATTGGGCATGTACTGCATACTTGGCTGGGTTATATCCTGGCAGCCACTATTGCACTTCATCTGCTAGGTGCTTTTAAACACCATTGGGTCGACAAAGACCTGACGTTAAAACGTATGTTGGGTAAGCGAGCCTGA